From a single Hypomesus transpacificus isolate Combined female chromosome 14, fHypTra1, whole genome shotgun sequence genomic region:
- the LOC124477320 gene encoding SIN3-HDAC complex-associated factor-like, with protein MFGFHKPKMYRSLDGCCICRAKSSSSRFTDSKRYEKDFTSCFGLCETRTGEICNACVLLVKRWKKLPTGSKKNWNHVVDARGGPSLKLSSRPKKIKPLSKRARPNQISRLQKELKRINSDAHSTTSSMSPAQSPSYSPSDEGSDAELSPGSSRSPVFSFLDLTYWKRQRVCCGIIYKGRFGEVLIDPHLFKPCCRRKQQEQQQEAEEEDGYDEEEEEEEVEVLEEQVEEVGGEKLQVLEELVEEELRGEELPEEEEQLQKNLFTQEQVTMGTLQTIKQQEQWRGPGDGQLK; from the exons ATGTTTGGCTTTCACAAGCCGAAGATGTACAGGAGTTTAGACGGCTGTTGCATCTGCCGCGCCAAGTCTTCCAGCTCGCGCTTTACCGACAGTAAGCGGTACGAAAAGGACTTCACTAGCTGCTTtgg TCTGTGTGAAACTCGGACTGGAGAGATTTGTAACGCCTGTGTTCTACTGGTGAAGCGATGGAAGAAACTGCCCACTGGGTCCAAGAAGAACTGGAATCAT GTTGTTGATGCACGAGGTGGGCCCAGTCTGAAGCTGTCCTCCAGACCAAAGAAGATCAAGCCTCTGTCCAAGCGTGCGAGGCCAAACCAGATCAGCCGGCTGCAGAAAGAGTTGAAGAGAATCA ACTCTGATGCCCACAGCACCACATCCAGCATGTCCCCGGCCCAGTCCCCCAGCTATAGCCCTTCTGACGAAGGCTCAGACGCTGAGCTCTCTCCTGGCTCCAGCCGCTCGCCCGTCTTTTCGTTCCTGGACCTCACATACTGGAAGAG ACAGAGGGTGTGCTGTGGGATCATCTATAAGGGCCGCTTTGGGGAGGTGCTGATCGACCCCCACCTCTTTAAACCCTGCTGCCGTAGaaagcagcaggagcagcagcaggaggctgaggaagaggatggctatgatgaagaggaggaggaggaagaggtggaggtgctggaggaACAGGttgaggaggtgggaggagaaaagctccaggtgctggaggagctggttgaggaggagctgagaggggaggagcttccagaggaggaggagcagctgcaGAAGAACCTGTTCACTCAGGAACAGGTCACCATGGGAACGCTCCAGACCATAAAGCAGCAGGAGCAGTGGAGGGGTCCTGGAGACGGGCAGCTGAAATAG